A window of Mercenaria mercenaria strain notata chromosome 16, MADL_Memer_1, whole genome shotgun sequence contains these coding sequences:
- the LOC123540860 gene encoding collagen alpha-6(VI) chain-like gives MYFSILSLVLPGCTPFPTDVIFVLDSSASQTKEQFDVQLDFVIKFVENVNISREEFQIAVITYSTEARVDINFYQSTDKDTLRRLIEDIRFRPGATFTNKGLKVAMNVARKSERRKGMVTLTYAFVLTDGMSNKRTETRVAAKELRNADVHVVAIGIGKEVSHQELVDIASPGDTFSPSYVYSVRDFNALDTLLKHLVQITCDDCTATSDRSDIVFLLDESYEMSETEFQISVDAMTAIVKSSNHIGEPDGPMFGLVRLGNTLKTVIELSGSQMQNSLQVQFQTLNRRQNEVCDKDEPCSGGNITSAITQIYKNFYNTIERQNSRKFLIILSSGKFENQEIIKEEMVAINNVSDVKLFVIGPGLDVNMDGLLSLAEEANHVYAILDTNDLSKLDVMQSEFSYNVCKKKT, from the exons atgtatttttcaattctgtcTTTAGTTTTACCTGGTTGTACCCCGTTCCCCACAGATGTTATATTTGTGTTGGATTCTTCCGCAAGTCAGACAAAGGAACAATTCGATGTACAACTTGAttttgtgataaaatttgttgaaaacgTGAACATCAGCAGAGAAGAATTTCAGATAGCAGTTATAACATATTCAACAGAAGCAAGAGTAGATATAAACTTCTATCAGTCCACAGACAAGGACACACTGCGTCGTCTAATTGAAGACATCAGATTCCGACCTGGTGCCACATTTACAAATAAAGGTCTAAAAGTGGCAATGAATGTTGCGAGAAAAAGTGAGAGGCGGAAAGGCATGGTGACCTTGACTTATGCATTTGTTCTTACTGATGGTATGTCAAACAAAAGAACAGAAACAAGAGTAGCTGCTAAGGAATTAAGAAATGCTGATGTCCATGTTGTTGCAATAG GCATTGGAAAAGAAGTTTCACATCAAGAACTTGTCGACATTGCTTCTCCGGGAGATACCTTCAGTCCCTCTTACGTCTACTCTGTCAGAGACTTTAACGCTCTGGATACCTTACTGAAACACCTTGTGCAGATAACATGTGACGACTGCACCGCCACCAGCGACCGTTCCGATATTGTGTTCCTTTTAGATGAAAGTTACGAAATGAGTGAGACTGAATTTCAGATATCTGTGGATGCCATGACGGCGATTGTTAAGAGTAGTAACCACATTGGTGAACCTGATGGTCCGATGTTTGGTTTAGTTCGACTGGGAAACACATTGAAGACTGTAATAGAGCTATCCGGAAGCCAGATGCAAAATAGCCTTCAAGTTCAATTTCAGACATTAAACAGGAGACAAAATGAAGTTTGCGATAAAGACGAGCCATGTAGTGGAGGAAATATCACGTCAGCAATTACTCAAATATATAAGAATTTCTACAATACCATAGAACGTCAGAATTCTAGAAAATTTCTTATTATTCTGTCAAGTGGAAAGTTTGAAAACCAGGAAATCATCAAAGAAGAGATGGTGGCAATCAATAACGTGTCAGATGTGAAATTGTTTGTGATTGGTCCAGGACTTGATGTAAATATGGATGGATTGTTGTCATTGGCTGAAGAAGCTAATCATGTATATGCAATTCTTGACACTAATGACCTGTCAAAACTAGATGTAATGCAGTCAGAATTTTCGTATAACGTCTGCAAGAAGAAGACATAA